A genomic segment from Ptychodera flava strain L36383 chromosome 23 unlocalized genomic scaffold, AS_Pfla_20210202 Scaffold_23__1_contigs__length_28996876_pilon, whole genome shotgun sequence encodes:
- the LOC139123510 gene encoding tripartite motif-containing protein 2-like — MPREYSHSQVCGVQYYLCNSCVKVHRNLPLTRKHQLITIGEYKTAKSTNPVTLKAVEYCSVHTENKIEFYCETCQVPVCTNCTIVKHRIPQHVHTDLKDAADEYLTELKAMVDKLKVKEQEAEKNKTLAKQIHTDLTEQCSREERKVRMKAEEIIKKIKREEQRLIDELKNNYKMKIKRAAADIDEMELKHGNIKSACSYIDTLMHHGNAGQLLSAKGNVGTRIKQLITMETNPNFQVEDFTFMRLDDFHEYGILGILKSDVWFSKCTVENIPKQLWKGDSADLLITTRDSTGKQVIPIQQVKAKVRNLMHHGKTSM, encoded by the coding sequence ATGCCAAGAGAATACAGCCACTCACAGGTGTGTGGAGTGCAATATTATCTTTGTAACAGTTGTGTTAAAGTACACAGAAATTTGCCACTTACACGGAAACATCAACTGATAACTATTGGAGAATATAAAACAGCAAAATCAACCAATCCAGTAACACTAAAAGCAGTAGAATACTGCAGTGTCcacactgaaaacaaaattgaattctactgtgaaacctgtcaggtaCCTGTCTGTACAAACTGCACCATAGTCAAACACCGCATACCACAACATGTACACACagacttgaaagatgcagcagatgagtatcttacagaattgaaagccatggttgacaaactgaaagtgaaagaacaggaagctgaaaagaacaaaaccctggccaagcagatacacactgatcttacagagcagtgcagcagagaagaaaggaaggtgagaatgaaagcagaagaaatcatcaagaaaataaagagagaagagcagagactgatagatgaactgaaaaacaattacaaaatgaaaattaaaagagcaGCTGCTGATATTGATGAGATGGAATTAAAACATGGTAACATTAAGAGTGCATGCAGTTACATAGATacactgatgcatcatgggaatgctgGTCAACTTCTCTCCGCAAAGGGCAATGTTGGCACTCGTATCAAACAACTGATTACTATGGAAACTAACCCAAACTTTCAAGTCGAGGACTTTACATTCATGCGACTTGATGATTTCCATGAATATGGAATTCTGGGAATACTGAAATCTGATGTGTGGTTTTCCAagtgtacagttgaaaacattccaaaacaactctggaaaggtgactctgcagacctactgatcacaaccagagattctacaggaaaacaagtcatcccaATACAACAAGTGAAAGCCAAGGTAAGaaacctgatgcatcatgggaagacatcaatgtag